A segment of the Xenopus tropicalis strain Nigerian chromosome 6, UCB_Xtro_10.0, whole genome shotgun sequence genome:
ggtgagtgagtgtaggacagactgggggtgagtgagtgtaggacaggccgggggtgagtgagtgtaggacagacctggggtgagtgagtgtaggacagaccgggggtgagtgtagaacagaccaggggtgagtgagtgtaggacaggccgggggtgagtgagtgtaggacagaccgggggtgagtgagtgtaggacagactgggggtgagtgagtgtaggacaggccgggggtgagtgagtgtaggacagaccgggggtgagtgagtgtaggacagaccgggggtgagtgagtgtaggacagactgggggtgagtgagtgtaggacagaccgggggtgagtgagtgtaggacaggccgggggtgagtgagtgtaggacagaccgggggtgagtgagtgtaggacagactgggggtgagtgagtgtaggacaggccggggGTCCGTATCATGTGACAGCGTCTGAACAAGGGAACCCGGGGGCCCAGACCCAACAAGCCCCACagacagtgtatatacagtaaatacccccagGCCTGGGGCAGATCATGGGGCAGTTGTTAGGGGTATCAGGGATTCAGAAAATATAAACCCAGAGCCAGAGACACgtctatatactgatatacagcccagaactacaactcccagcatgcccagggGCCCAACCTATAGACCAGCTCCGTTGCTAAATACTAGGGTTAATCCCGGTGTATTTCTATTGGATCAGTACGTCAGTACCATTGAGTTTCTGCCTTGGGGCGAGCCCTGAGCCCCCGAGAAGCTGCTTTACCTCTCACTTCCAGGTTCTGGGATTTTCCTTTTCTGCAGATTTTCCTCTCCATTCATTGGATCAGCTCCTACCCCCGGTTTCTGGGGGCTCCAGGGCAAGTTATCAGGGTAAAGAACCAGCCAGGGGGGATTCACAACTAAAAACTGACATTTTGTGTATCTAACTGCCTGCAACTGCTGCTCTAGCCCCTCCCCCAGTCTGTATGTCACAGGCAGACAGTGGCTTCATGGTCCTAGTGCCGGGACACATCCCAATGAATCACTAGCCACACAGGCACAATCTTCATTTAAACCACCAGTCCAATTTTTTTACTGcctaaaggggtaattcacctttaaaggggttgttcccttCTGAGTAAACTGTTAGTAgggtgtagagagtaatattctgagacattttgcaattggccttcattttgtgTTATTTCACTGCttattttagcagctctccagtttgaagtttctgcagctatctggttgctaggatctaaatttccttagcaaccagggaggggtttgaatgacagatgggaatatgaataggggaggggctgaatagaaagataaggaataaaaagtaacaataacaataaaactggagcctcacagagcaatagggtttggctgccggggtcagtgacccccatttgaaagctgcaaagaagaagaagaagggaaataactgaaaaactataaataaataatgacgaccaatggaaaagttgcttagtattggccagtctataacatactgaaagttaaggtgaacttcccctttaagttaattcTATATACTGTCGGGATAGGATGAacgcatgcatgagcagcctagctgttacagtagagggaaagggacggattttggcaatattgcgtaagaaaaagtgacaggttttgacagtggtgttagtatggtcagaaaaggagagactggagtcaaagatcccccccaaacaacgcgccgaatcaacagggttgatgagggtgccatcaatagagatagaaaagggggggtagggccaggcttaggcggaaagatcattagttcagtttttgttaggttcagtttgaggtggcgttggttcatccagttagagatagccaggaggcagttagagatagccaggaggcagttagagatggccaggaggcagttagagatggccaggaggcagttagagatagctaggaggcagttagagatggccaggaggcagttagagatttgagtttcagtttcaactgttaatgaaggggttgacaaataaatttggatatcatcagcatacagatgggatttgaagccaaatgaatggataagatctcccaacgacagcgtgtagagggagaacaacaacggcccaagtacagagccttggggtagccccacattaagtacagagccttggggtacccccacattaagtacagagccatggggtacccccacattaagtacagagccatggggtacccccacattaagtacagagccttggggtacccccacattaagtacagagccttgaggtacccccacattaagtacagagccttggggtacccccacattaagtacagagccttggggtacccccacattaagtacagagccttgaggtacccccacattaagtacagagccatggggtacccccacattaagtacagagccttggggtacccccacattaagtacagagccttggggtacccccacattaagtacagagccttggggtacccccacattaagtacagagccatggggtacccccacattaagtacagagccttggggtacccccacattaagtacagagccttggggtacccccacattaagaggaactggagatgaggtgttgttggcataggagacagtgaatgaacggttagagaggtaggaagagacccaggatgcagcctgactacggagaccaatcgaatgcagaatttgcatcaggagggagtggtcaaccgtatcaaacgcagccgatgtgtgccttggcttgtttgtgtgcactgtgactcctatgatcccagggggcggcccttagtacttaaaatggcaactttctatttaggattacccaatagcacatattactaaaaaagtatattttggaCCGTGTTTTAGATGAGCTCCCAAACCAGGACCCACGCCGTTAGCTACCATCTTTCAAACTGAGCCCAATTAAAGCTCAAACTAAAAGCCTGGTGAGCGGATAGTGAGGGGGAAAAGGCAGAAACCACCGCCTAGCTCAACTCTCCCCTGCAACCCCGGAACACAGCGCACCCACATCGCGGACCCGGACCGGACAAACTGGCGATGAGCACTACCCTACCCACGCAAATAAAACAACATCAAGGCGGAACAGAGTAGCCCACATCGCCAAACATCATTACTTACAGTAAGTCCGGCCACGGGAGGGTGAAAATAAGGGGATCGTAACACGATTTGCACAACAGGAAGTACAGGCCAGACCTTCTTCGAGCCAAGAGCACCGCACACAGCAACGCCCCCGCGGCGAAATTAACCCACACCTGCCACAACGTTATACCTCCTTAAAAAATAAAGCACCCTGCCAAAGTCAGGTGCAAAAACCTAAACCCACTTACCTTAAAGCCACCTATACTGCAAGTGTTGAGGACTGAGACTCTGCACATTGAACATATTATGCACAAACAAATCTTTATAACAAAGcctaacttaaggtccccatacacgggccgactatagctgccgatatcggtcccttggaccgattcggcagctaatcggcccgtgtatggggagagcagagcggcctggccgaccgatatctggcctgaaatcggccagatctcgatcggccaggttagaaaatcaggtcggatcggggaccgcatcggctcgttgatgcggtcctcgaaccgactgccccattgctgcccacataatccgatcgtttggccccagggccaccaaTATCATACTAGGAGGCGTCATATTACATTAAAACCACAGACTTAAAGAGGCTGAATAACATCTTCAGAACTTTCATCTGGAACAAAAAACGTCCCAGAAtaaatctcgccaaactggaacaGCCTAAACAATTAGGGGGACTCAATCTTCCCAACACCAAAGAATATAACGAAGCTGCTCTCCTTAGGTACGCAGGAGACTGGCTATTAAACAGAAGTCTCTACACAACAACAACACTAGACCAACATTTAATCGGAAGCTATTCCATCAACTACCAACTACTTACACCCCCGACACAACTCCCATATAGTATACAAAATAACCCCCTATTCATAGATACCCACAAAGCATGGCATACGGTAAGACGAAGACATGACATATCATTGAACATCTCGCCATACCTATCATGGATAGGAGATAAAGACTTTCCTACGGGTCTCCATAACCCCACCCTAACTCAATGGAGTAGAAATGGACTCTATAACATCCAAGACCTATTGGGAAACGGCCATACAATCATATCACAAACTGACTTAAATAAAACATACCCATTTATTGCTCCATATATGTACTTACGCATACAAATTGTCCACTACACAATACAAATTGTAAAACTACTAACAGATAAAGAcaaaaacagcccaataaatagaatCTGGAAAgataaaaacacaaagcaaaacatctcCGTTATATACCAAACCATCAGAACACTAATGGATAAGGACAAAGAAAAACAGCACACCTTCAAATGGACAACCAACATCCCAAACACAAATACATCTGTCATCCTAAAACAACACACAGGTGCCATGAAATTGATCTCCGTCTGTAAATATCAAGACAGGACAATACAAATCCTTCACAATGCCTATCTCACCCCAGACAGGAGACACAATATGGGCAGTCTACCATCAAATCAATGTCTCAGATGCCGCTCCCCAAACGCCAACTTAATTCACAACCTATGGTCGTGTCCCAAAATACAATTCTTTTGGAAAGAAATAGCCTCATACTGGACGCAGATGATGGGAAAACCCTTTCAAATAAAACTAGAATGGGCACTATTTAGCACAACTACAACCTACACACAACTAACCAAATTTGAGAAATTACTGGCGGGGAAACTGTCGGCAGCAGCCCGGAAGACAATTTTACATCAATGGCTAACCTCAGATGTTATCCCATCTATAGcattaaaacaaaaattacacCACATTTTTTACATGGACTGGCTCGAAGCAACAACTAGAAAAGAACAAATTACTGGAAATTTTTTCAATACatggctcatatatatatatatccctcctACCCCAAACAACTAAATATCTTACAATCTACACATTTAGACAAACTACATGGTATGATACAGAAATACTCAAGGAATATCCACTCCTAGTCGAAGCATCCCAGTACTTCCAAAACCTACAGCACCAAGAAATTGATCAGCAAAACTACGAaccccccaggagccaacaaataaACAGAATGTTGGCCATACACCAACACGAGAAGTAACTCTCACGAGGCCCAGGTAAACTAGCTATGAGTAGAAAGTTCCAATTTTGTTATACTGTAAAGGTTAAATGTTAAACTTAAATGTTCTCATTACCAATATTCTATTACTACCAAGATGTATGCAAGTCAATATCTCATCACAAATGTTGTAATAGATATATTTGATaatatgcaaataaaaacaatatttaaaaaaaaaaaaagtatatttttatgaaaatggtttatttagatgaaacagggttttacacatgaacTTGGGGGTATACAGGCATAGTCCTCTTCCAGGAGACAAGTCTCCCCAACGCTCCTGATATTAATAGAGCGACTAGAGAGTGGGGCTGGGGTTCTGCTCTCTGTCCCATTGCTGCAGGGCCAGGGATAGGGGGGGCTAAGCCCTAACTACACATTGACAATCCATCTTGGGTGTTTGGGTTCAAATAGATTCCCTAAGGGAACTTTGTTGCGAagagcttttcccacattccataCGCATGAATGGTTTTATTCCTGTATGAATCTTCTGGTGGTTGACTAGATGGCTGTTTACAGTGAAggatttcccacattctgtgcatgtataaggtttctcccctgtatgaaTCTTCTGGTGTCTAACTAGATGGCTGTTTACAGTGAAggatttcccacattctgtgcatgtataaggtttctcccctgtatgaaTCTTCTGGTGTCTAACTAGATTGCTGTTTACAGTGAAggatttcccacattctgtgcatgtataaagtttctcccctgtgtgaaacCTCTGGTGTATTTCAAGGTGTGTCTGTTGAcggaagcttttcccacattctgtgcaagtgaatggtttctcccctgtgtggactCTTTTGTGTAAGGAAAGCATGTGATGTGCAGAgaagcttttgccacattctgtgcaagtgaatggtttctcccctgtgtggactCTTTTGTGTAAGGAAAGCTTGTCATGTGCAGAgaagcttttgccacattctgtgcaagtgaatggtttctcccctgtgtggactCTTTTGTGTAAGGAAAGCTTGTGATGTGCAGAgaagcttttgccacattctgtgCATGCGAATGGTTTAATTCCTGTATGAATCCTCTGGTGTCTAACTAGATGGCTGTTTAAAGTGAAggatttcccacattctgtgcatgtataaggtttctcccctgtatgaaTTCTTTGGTGGCTTTTCAGGCCTGACTTAACAgagaaacattttccacattctgtgcatgtgaatggtttctccccagtgtgaactCTCTGATGAAtaacacatttccttttttctgaaaatcctttcccacattctgtgcatgtGAATGGCTTCTCCCCGGTGTGAAGAGTCTGGTGAATAATAAGGTAGTTTTTTTCTGTgaatcttttcccacattctgtacacatgaatggtttctctcctgtgtgaactcTCTGGTGAACAACAAGTCCGtatttttttgagaaatttttcccacattctgtgcacatgaatggtttctcccctgtgtgaactctCTGGTGAATAATAAGACTGCCTTTGCTCGAGTATCTTCTCCCACATTCTGGGCATTTGAAATGTTTTATTACTGAGGGAAGTTCCTTCTGGGAGTCGGGAATGCTCATTGCACTAAAGCACTGTTTCTTTCCAATGTGCAGATTTTCTGTTGCTGTTGAAGTTCAAAGGTCTAATGGCCTCTTGTCTTTATTTAAACACAGAATCCTTGGTTTCTGGGGCTTCTGAATAGTCTGTATTTCATACAAATATGTAAAAAGGAAGAGTCATTCAGAATGTgatcaataataaaaatgtacagtcAGTCAAGAAACAAGAGATTTACATTGGTTTTTGTATTTGCCcttttgttgtttatttattaGTTTCTCCTAATTCCTGCCCTACTCTATGGCATTAAAGGGGCGCTCGTACATAACTGTTAGTCTGATGTAGGCATTTATTATCTAAGAGTGTTTGCAATTTGAACAAATTCTTACCTAATTATTGTTACTATTAATATGATACAGAcatagatattctgagacaatttgcaattggtttccattttgtattttttgtagtttttcagttattaagcgttttaatcagcagctctccagtatggaatgTTAGTAACTATctggtttaccttagcaaccaggcagtgggttaaatgaaagcctggaatatgaataggagaggggctgaatagtaagataaataataaaaagtaacaacattaatatatttgtaagtgcacagagcagtagtttttggctgtcggggtcagtgacccccatttgaaagctgcaaagtgtgTAAGGCAAATAgtgaaaactataaataataaagaccaattgtaaagttgccaggaatagaacattctataacatagtaaggTGACCCGCCCCTTTAACTAAACTATACCCTGTTACTAACTGAACCCAGAATAAAGGCAGTACTGAAATAATTACTGAAAAgtgcaaaacattaattaataaatatccGAGAGCACATACCTTCTAGGGAAGGTATAACAGCATTATTCTTACAGATAATAATTACTGAAATAATAAGGAAAAAGGGCAAAACACCAGTTACAGAAACCCCAAGCCCCCCAATAAGTGCAATACAGCATTAAACAAAGGGAGCCCGCGCCCCAATAAATCCCCCCAACATGAATAAATGAGCCATAAGCACAGTATGACATAAGGGCACAAAAGCAATAAGTGAGCAGTATGAGAGGCAAACAAATAGGCAAATCAGTAGCCACAAGCTGAGCCCAGTGGCACAGAATTCAGGGATCAGTGCCAAGGAAACACTGATATAGTTACCTGTCCTTGGGCAGAGTCTCCTCATTAGCCTGCAGAgcccctgtaccctgtacccacaCGTCTCTTCCCCAAACTAACTCAGCTCTCATTCCCGCAGCTTTTTAGCCCATTTTGGATCCCACCCCCTATGGGCGGGGCCTTTGTTTGGGGGAAAAGGTTCCTCCCACAATATGGAAAGGAAGGCTGATGGGTTCCTGTACTCTAACGCCCTTCATTAGCATAGTCACATGTTTATCAAAGGCAGGTAATTAGCATGGGATAACGAGAGGGTGGAGCCTTAATTTGCCCCCTGGGCAGGAAGGGTGGAGCCTTCATTTGCCCCCTGGGGGGAAACTATGTAACACAATAAAGGTGCAGCCTCACTCCCTCAGGCACCTGTTTAACATGAATGTCccactgtctgtgtgtgagttgggccttttctcattattattattattatcaggtgAGAGTGCAAATGCAGTCTAATAATATTCTGGTAACTGTCTCGCCAAACATACGGCTGCGTAAGGCTGGGGGCACGTGGGGGATATTCGCCACCAATATTGGAGCTTATAGTGAGGGAGGCTTTATGGCTGCAGACAAAACAAAGCAAAGACAAAATGGAACCCGTTGGTTGTTGCTAACAGGCTTTGGGCAGCTGACCACATTGGTAAAGGCAGAACTGGAAACAGAGACGACTCTCAATACAATAAGTTTTTAATTTTTGGATGAGCTTTGCAAATTTAGGCAAAATGTGGGTGTTTATTGGCCCCCCAAACACATGCTTATGGGGAGATTATTGTATTAATGCAACGGTGTTTCAGTGTTTTACAGAAACGTAAGCCTTTCAGATCAAGGAATGGAACTGGGAATTAATTCCATGTAACCCCTTGTATCCCTGTTATAAACACAGAAAGGAGTCATTACAATGGCAATACCCACAGTAAGGTACCAAACAgaaccagagccccccccccccccagttattgtgGGGAAAATGAACAACCTTTTGTTTTCCAACGGGTAATGCACAATTTCTTCAAGGGCCCTCACAGATTAGCCTGAAAGAGTAAAGGTAATTAACCCTTCAAAGCCAGTCCTTTGTTCTTCTGTGAGAGGAGAAGACAATAAATGCAGAGAGGGGAGACCCCTGCACACAAACATTACCCGCCCCACCCAAATGCTTCAGTACTTTTTGGAGATTTTTGTTCATTGTGACAGTTTGAATTACCGTGTTTATTATTACACAAGGTGCCCAAGGGGGGAAGAGTATAAGGCGCTGATTAGAAATGGGCACTCttgtatatacacaataacatGGAACCGTTTGCCTTGGAATGAGCCAACTACTGTACAAACCAACAGAAACCCAATGAACATGGGAGCTATTTCCAACTGTAATTATTCATTGTGTTTGTTTTGCTTCCTTGTTGGGTTTTctttattcctttattttatttaggaaAGTCAGACACCCAGCCACATCTTATGATGAAATAGTTACAGTCTCTGCTGTGGGTGAAACCTCCCCAATCCTCTTGTTTTAATCACCCAACTAATTTACCATTCAAACTAATGTTGTCTAACATGCAATCCaatgttgttttgttttctatCACTTTTCTCTGAAAATGTGCCGACACTAACGTGTGATGGCCATCAGTAACAAGTTTGTTATGTTTgtgttttagtacaggtatgggatcccttatccggaaacccattatccagaaagctcagacttacagaaagcccatctaccatagactccattttaatgaaataattcaggtCACGaaccctataataataaaaccgtacctgtacttgatcccaactaagatataattaccccttattgggggcagaacagccctattgggtttatttaatggttaaatgattcccttttctctgtaataataaaaccgtacctgtacttgatcccaactaagatataattaccccttattgggggcagaacagccctattgggtttatttcatgattaaatgattcccttttctctgtaataataaaacagtacctgtacttgatcccaactaagatataattaccccttattgggggcagaacagccctattgggtttatttcatggttaaatgattcccttttctctgtaataataaaacagtacctgtacttgatcccaactaagatataccgtatatactcgagtataagccgatccgaatataagccgaggtacctaattttacctaagaaaacaggaaaaacttattgactcgagtataagcccagggtgggaaatgcagccgctactgctaagtttcaataatcaaattatttaataaaaggacactcacaagtgcttacatgactaccatattaataaacacaaggtatgggctggaaaatgaggcgcatccaatataagataaccacatgcaaggttgtacaggttaatatctcaatttaattgctacatttttttaatccTATAATTTTTTGATGGTGTTGCTGGTTGGACTTTGCAGTATAAGGTTTCCCAAATTCCCTACACATGAAAGTTGCTCTCGCACATGAATTCTCTGGTGTTTGGTAAGAGTTCTCTTTGAAGCGAATCTTTTCTCACAATCTGCACAagcaaagggtttctcccctgtgtgaatcatGTAATGGCTGCTAAGCTGGCTCTTTGTGGTGAaacgtttcccac
Coding sequences within it:
- the LOC549508 gene encoding uncharacterized protein LOC549508 (The RefSeq protein has 1 substitution compared to this genomic sequence); amino-acid sequence: MSIPDSQKELPSVIKHFKCPECGRRYSSKGSLIIHQRVHTGEKPFMCTECGKSFSKKYGLVVHQRVHTGEKPFMCTECGKRFTEKNYLIIHQTLHTGEKPFTCTECGKGFSEKRKCVIHQRVHTGEKPFTCTECGKCFSVKSGLKSHQRIHTGEKPYTCTECGKSFTLNSHLVRHQRIHTGIKPFACTECGKSFSAHHKLSLHKRVHTGEKPFTCTECGKSFSAHDKLSLHKRVHTGEKPFTCTECGKSFSAHHMLSLHKRVHTGEKPFTCTECGKSFRQQTHLEIHQRFHTGEKLYTCTECGKSFTVNSNLVRHQKIHTGEKPYTCTECGKSFTVNSHLVRHQKIHTGEKPYTCTECGKSFTVNSHLVNHQKIHTGIKPFMRMECGKSSSQQSSLRESI